The following coding sequences are from one Octopus bimaculoides isolate UCB-OBI-ISO-001 chromosome 3, ASM119413v2, whole genome shotgun sequence window:
- the LOC106867815 gene encoding uncharacterized protein C05D11.13-like: MANVEINANNYDSQICLCLKCHSSSVRYIVNVANLESLFIVAYRIRQQYASKNKSPPTEDQIAIKRANAAATEKKSCANENPDQTAARRASNAENMQIFRDSQTPEQAASRRASNALTKRRARALETPEQAESRRASNVANMRRVRDSESLE; the protein is encoded by the exons ATGGCGAATGTTGAAATCAATGCGAACAATTATGACTCACAAATTTG TTTATGTCTTAAGTGCCACAGTTCTTCAGTTCGTTATATAGTGAACGTGGCCAATCTGGAGTCATTA tttattgttgcCTATCGTATTCGGCAGCAGTATGCCTCTAAAAATAAATCTCCGCCAACAGAGGACCAGATTGCAATCAAAAGAGCCAATGCTGCAGCGACGGAAAAAAAGTCCTGTGCAAATGAAAACCCAGATCAAACGGCAGCCAGGAGAGCTTCCAATGCTgagaatatgcaaatatttagggACTCTCAAACTCCTGAACAAGCTGCATCCAGGAGAGCATCAAATGCTCTTACCAAGAGGAGAGCAAGAGCATTAGAAACACCTGAACAAGCTGAATCTAGGAGAGCTTCCAATGTAGCCAACATGAGAAGAGTAAGGGATTCAGAATCACTAGAGTAA